The Prevotella sp. E2-28 genome includes the window AATGATGCTTGAGTAGGTGTCCATCGTTGATTCCAAGATGTCAGCATATATATTGGTAGTTTCGCGTGCCTGAGCCATCTCAATGTTTACGTCCTCAATAAGGTCAGCGTCAAGTTCGTCGATTTGGAGCTTAAACTTCAGTTTCGATAGCAGTGTCTCGTTACCACGGATGGATGTCTGGAAATAGGTGAGCGAGTCTTGCAGGCGACTCAAGCCTATCAGACTCTCGTTGTTCACGTTCTGATCCAAGTTGCGCTTAGCCTTGTCTATCAGCGAGTTGATTTGCTTCAAGCGCTTCAGATACCATACGGCACTGGAGTAGAACAAGCGGAAAATCATATCCACATAGTCCGTGAAACCTACGCCGCGCTTTTGCTGGTAGCTCACGAAGTCTATCATCATGTTCGTCTCATAGTAACACACCGTGATGGTTACGTCGCGCTTGTGGATGATACCAAGAGGTACGGTGGTATAAGGTGTCCTTGAACGCACCTCTTTTACGTATGGGATACGCAGGATGATGAGCATCCATCCGTCGTCATATTCATAACGGGCACGCTCATCGGTATCGCTGATGTCGCTGATGAAATAGTCGGGTATGCCGAACTTCTCTTCTAGTTCGCGCTGGTCGTCTTCGGTAGGACACGTCACTTGTATCCAGCAATTGGGCT containing:
- a CDS encoding magnesium transporter CorA family protein, which gives rise to MKTYWNTQDGLSQLQEWQPNCWIQVTCPTEDDQRELEEKFGIPDYFISDISDTDERARYEYDDGWMLIILRIPYVKEVRSRTPYTTVPLGIIHKRDVTITVCYYETNMMIDFVSYQQKRGVGFTDYVDMIFRLFYSSAVWYLKRLKQINSLIDKAKRNLDQNVNNESLIGLSRLQDSLTYFQTSIRGNETLLSKLKFKLQIDELDADLIEDVNIEMAQARETTNIYADILESTMDTYSSIINNNMNTVMRTLTSVTIIMMFPTLIASLFGMNLINGMEESRFGFVIALIISIGVSGAAWWLFRHKRLI